The following coding sequences lie in one Actinopolymorpha sp. NPDC004070 genomic window:
- a CDS encoding RNA polymerase sigma factor, which yields MPSLDELSDRAPDLVRQYLREIGRVPLLSAQEEVDLARSIEAGLFAERHLVEGGPVQATQEELEMLVLLGRAAKRHLIEANLRLVVSVAKRCTGRGLPLLDLIQEGNLGLIRAVEKFDYTRGYKFSTYATWWIRQAISRAIADQSRAIRVPVHVVDAINRVLRAQRQLFQQLGRDPLIEEVAEVVGLDPDRASELLRLAREPVSLHTPIGEMEASELGDLIEDLDAVAPLDAAAASLMREHIESALAQLGERERYVVQMRYGLTDGQIHTLEEVGRRFGVTRERVRQIEAKTLAKLRGGSWAPGLREYLA from the coding sequence TTGCCCTCTCTGGACGAACTCAGTGACCGGGCGCCTGATCTGGTCCGCCAGTACCTCCGGGAGATCGGCCGGGTGCCGCTGCTGTCCGCGCAGGAGGAGGTCGACCTCGCGCGCTCGATCGAGGCCGGGCTGTTCGCCGAACGCCATCTCGTCGAGGGCGGTCCCGTACAGGCCACGCAGGAGGAGCTGGAGATGCTGGTCCTGCTGGGCCGCGCCGCCAAGCGGCACCTGATCGAGGCCAACCTGCGGCTGGTCGTCTCGGTGGCCAAGCGGTGCACCGGACGCGGCCTGCCCCTGCTGGACCTCATCCAGGAAGGCAACCTCGGCCTGATCCGGGCGGTGGAGAAGTTCGACTACACCCGGGGCTACAAGTTCTCCACGTACGCCACCTGGTGGATCCGGCAGGCGATCTCCCGGGCGATCGCCGACCAGTCCCGGGCCATCCGGGTGCCGGTGCACGTGGTGGACGCGATCAACCGCGTGCTGCGCGCGCAGCGGCAGCTGTTCCAGCAGCTCGGCCGGGACCCGCTGATCGAGGAGGTCGCCGAGGTCGTGGGGCTGGACCCCGACCGGGCCAGCGAGCTGCTGCGGCTGGCGCGGGAGCCGGTGTCCCTGCACACCCCCATCGGTGAGATGGAGGCGTCGGAGCTCGGTGACCTGATCGAGGACCTGGACGCGGTGGCCCCACTGGACGCCGCGGCCGCCTCGCTGATGCGTGAACACATCGAGTCGGCGCTGGCTCAGCTGGGCGAGCGGGAGCGGTACGTCGTCCAGATGCGGTACGGCCTCACCGACGGGCAGATCCACACGTTGGAGGAGGTCGGCCGCCGGTTCGGTGTCACCCGCGAGCGCGTACGCCAGATCGAGGCGAAGACGCTGGCCAAGCTGCGGGGCGGAAGCTGGGCGCCTGGCCTTCGGGAGTATCTCGCCTGA